In Mycolicibacterium lutetiense, the sequence CCGTGTCCGGGTTGGTGGAGCAGGATTTGGACTCGTAGGGCCTACCGGTCTGCGTGCCGCGCGATGAGCGCGAGTTCAGCCTCGCCGGCCTGCTCCGGAGTCGCGTACGGCATATTCGTCTCGACGAAGGCCCGAGCTTCGTGGAAGTCCATACCCTGCTCGACGAGCATGTCCACCACCCCGATGTGCATTACCGCTGTTGCGCGCTTGGCGGCCACCCCTGCCACGAAACGGATTTCGTCAGCCAACTCAGCCTCGGCCAGCATGGTCACCCTCGGATCCAGGTCCACCTGGGCGACGGAGCCGTCGAGGTAAGCCGTGACCGTTACGGTGCCCGGCGGGTTGATGGCTTGCACCACCGGGATCTCCTCTTGGTCTTCGGGCTCAGCTTCGCCATCGATAGGACCGAAGCCGTCCTCCTCGTCCTCTTCGACTTCGTAGTTGGCGTAGTCATTAACCGCGTCGAGACCTACGCCGCGATCATCGCCATGATCGGCGCAGTCCGCCGAGTAATCCGGGACAGCGTCGAGTCCTGATGCATCGTCGTCGAATTCGGGGATATGGATGTCGAGCGCGTCGAGGCCGTCGGCGTCCCAGTCGTCAGAACTGTTAGGCGTCACTTGTCAGTCCTACCCCATCGCGGCCTGCCGACCGACAATCCGTCGGTGACCCTCACCGAGGATGCATCTCCTTGTCAATGTCTGCGGCGGCCTGATAGTCCGTCTGATCGTATTGGGAGGCAGCGACAGTCATCTTCTCCGCCAGATCCTGCGAGACGGTCGCCATTGCCGCGCATGCGCCATCTCGCACCATGTTTGCAGCCTCCAGGGCGGCGATACTCGCCGCACAAATCGGACCGTGGTTTATGACCATGGAGGCGCTGACCCCGTCGGTGACTGAGGCCGTCAGCTCGATAGCCGCCTTTGCCCTGCTCTGACCGTCGGACAAGCCTCGAACATGTGCTGTGGTTACTCCCAGTGTGCCATCAGACATCGATTGACCCCGTCCCAGTACCTGTCGCCGAGCCTCCGGACGGAGACCACGGCTTCGAAGTTGTGTTTCCGCCCGGCGGCGACATGAATGCTGGCGGTGCTCCAGAGGGCTTGGCACCTGCCGCGACTTCTCGGTAATCACCAGCGGCTTGCACAAATTTCATCGCATTTTGCGCCGCTAGACCAAACATTGCCGTCGTCGCTGTTTGTGCGATCGGCAGCATTCCTGCGACTGCACCTATCTCGAACGCCATCTGGTTAGCCGGGCCTGTCGGCGGAATTTTCCCGATAACAATCGCTACGGGGATACAGATGGTCAGTGACATTGCGGTCATCTCGAGGACCATGCGTGTGCGCTTGATCTGTTGCGCCTCGTTGGCGATTATTTCTTGGACGCTAGTGTCGATCTTGCTCATCCTCGCCGCACGTTCCTGCTGTCGCTCATTCTGGTCGGTGTAAGAATCCGATCCACCGCCATACCACTGCTCGGTAGGCGTTAGCTGCTTCAGTCCGTCCGCGATCGCCGTGAAATTGCGAGCGCCGCTCGCGAACCGGTCGCCAGTTTCGGGTTCTTCGACCCCGCACGCCAATTGCATCCCATTGATGGCCAAGAGAGCTGCGCCGATGATGGGTGTACCAATACCCTTCATTTTGCCCGCCGCATTGTAGGAACCGAAACCGGTGGAAATGCCCTTGCCTTTTTCAAGAGCAAACTCACCGATCATCTGGGCGCCACCGACGGCGTCTGTTCCGAGACCCGCCCGGGCTAGAAACGCGTCCCCGTCATCCGTAGCGTTTCTCGCTCGCCAGTGTTCAGAA encodes:
- a CDS encoding ESX-1 secretion-associated protein; translation: MSDGTLGVTTAHVRGLSDGQSRAKAAIELTASVTDGVSASMVINHGPICAASIAALEAANMVRDGACAAMATVSQDLAEKMTVAASQYDQTDYQAAADIDKEMHPR
- a CDS encoding EspA/EspE family type VII secretion system effector; the protein is MSKLEQAKKVIEIGFAGKGLSEHWRARNATDDGDAFLARAGLGTDAVGGAQMIGEFALEKGKGISTGFGSYNAAGKMKGIGTPIIGAALLAINGMQLACGVEEPETGDRFASGARNFTAIADGLKQLTPTEQWYGGGSDSYTDQNERQQERAARMSKIDTSVQEIIANEAQQIKRTRMVLEMTAMSLTICIPVAIVIGKIPPTGPANQMAFEIGAVAGMLPIAQTATTAMFGLAAQNAMKFVQAAGDYREVAAGAKPSGAPPAFMSPPGGNTTSKPWSPSGGSATGTGTGSIDV